In one Blastocatellia bacterium genomic region, the following are encoded:
- a CDS encoding ATP-binding protein, protein MASRHKDSRAVSVRTPTLPADADTPAAVQKLMALSSIATALSHARELGPLLDEILDTVMRLFHTDFAHIMLFDSDEGVLRVRAARGMPPDLIQGIDRMTPGEGVAGYVFATTTPVVLRDAASDPRITRQVVREAGVHALACVPLMAGGTCIGVLTTATRDPDQELPADIDLLQAIGDQLGMAIENARLFEENLRARQLWESTFNAISDGISVHTADLRLAKVNRALTRILDLPPEQLIGKPCCLVMLNRDQPLPDCADLRALNCPPHQVTEVIERPNGQILRITVDPLVDDQGRAYGSVHVVSDITEQVALERRIARAEQLALIGELAAGLAHEVKNPLAGIKGAIEIVRDGLPEDHPSRRILNHVLEETLRIDRIIGDLLEYARPRPAHRTPTDLNALIERVLTTVQMQAPTDRITFEFHPAPDLPPITLDPDEIQKVLLNLLINAIHAIKDEGRIVTETARVPARGSQTGEAVSISISDTGEGIPPENREKIFRPFFTTKKRGTGLGLATCKRIVTSYGGTITVESEVGKGSRFTIILPLHPEPLDLSSRILRTGPTP, encoded by the coding sequence ATGGCGAGCCGTCACAAAGATTCCCGGGCCGTCAGCGTTCGGACGCCGACGCTGCCGGCCGACGCGGACACCCCGGCGGCTGTTCAGAAGCTCATGGCGCTGAGCTCGATCGCCACGGCGCTCAGTCATGCGCGTGAGCTGGGGCCGTTGCTCGATGAGATTCTCGATACCGTCATGCGCCTGTTTCATACCGACTTCGCCCACATCATGCTGTTTGATTCCGATGAGGGCGTGCTGCGCGTCCGAGCCGCTCGGGGAATGCCTCCCGATCTCATTCAGGGGATTGATCGCATGACTCCCGGCGAAGGGGTGGCCGGCTACGTCTTCGCCACCACGACACCGGTGGTCCTGCGGGATGCCGCGAGCGATCCTCGCATCACCCGTCAGGTTGTTCGAGAGGCGGGCGTGCATGCTCTGGCCTGCGTTCCTCTCATGGCCGGGGGAACCTGTATCGGCGTGCTGACGACGGCCACCCGCGATCCCGATCAGGAACTTCCGGCGGATATTGATCTGCTCCAGGCCATCGGCGATCAACTGGGCATGGCCATCGAGAACGCTCGCCTGTTCGAAGAAAACCTGCGCGCCCGTCAACTGTGGGAGAGCACCTTCAATGCCATCAGCGATGGCATCTCGGTTCATACGGCCGATCTGCGGCTGGCCAAGGTTAATCGCGCCCTCACGCGCATTCTGGATCTTCCCCCGGAACAGCTCATCGGGAAACCCTGCTGTCTGGTCATGCTCAATCGGGACCAGCCGCTGCCCGATTGCGCCGATCTCCGCGCGCTCAATTGTCCGCCCCATCAAGTGACCGAAGTCATCGAGCGCCCCAACGGCCAAATCCTGCGCATTACCGTTGATCCGCTCGTGGATGATCAAGGACGCGCCTACGGCTCGGTTCATGTGGTCTCGGACATCACCGAGCAGGTGGCTCTGGAGCGGCGCATTGCTCGCGCCGAACAGTTGGCCCTGATCGGCGAGCTGGCCGCCGGCCTGGCCCACGAGGTGAAAAATCCTCTGGCCGGAATCAAAGGCGCAATCGAGATCGTGCGCGATGGACTGCCGGAAGATCATCCCAGCCGCAGAATTCTCAATCATGTCCTGGAAGAAACGCTGCGCATTGATCGCATCATCGGCGACCTGCTCGAATACGCCCGTCCGCGTCCGGCCCATCGCACGCCAACCGATCTGAACGCCCTCATCGAGCGCGTCCTGACCACCGTCCAGATGCAAGCTCCGACCGATCGAATCACCTTTGAATTTCATCCTGCTCCTGACCTGCCGCCGATTACTCTCGATCCCGATGAGATCCAGAAGGTTTTGCTCAACCTTCTGATCAACGCCATTCATGCGATCAAGGATGAGGGTCGGATTGTGACCGAAACTGCTCGCGTGCCCGCTCGTGGGAGTCAAACCGGTGAGGCCGTCTCGATTTCTATCTCCGACACTGGCGAAGGCATCCCGCCGGAAAATCGGGAGAAGATTTTCCGCCCCTTCTTCACCACGAAAAAGCGCGGCACCGGCCTCGGTCTTGCCACGTGCAAACGCATTGTCACCTCCTACGGAGGAACGATCACCGTCGAAAGTGAGGTCGGAAAGGGAAGCCGCTTTACGATCATCTTGCCCTTGCATCCTGAACCTCTCGACCTCTCCAGCCGAATCCTGCGAACGGGTCCGACCCCCTAA